A single Cyprinus carpio isolate SPL01 chromosome A6, ASM1834038v1, whole genome shotgun sequence DNA region contains:
- the LOC109112674 gene encoding E3 ubiquitin-protein ligase RBBP6-like: MPCVHYKFRSKLTHDTVLFEGLQITVTELKRQIMKRERLKLCDLQISSAQTNEEYTDDEALVPNNTSVIIRRIPAVGLKSTNKRFVIRQPEASRGSSQTQQVGDSSPVSLDQLLKTENLAEANASEEDKLKAVMYQSSLCYYSSSDAMKLLGLLPPNYICFRCGIPGHHIKNCPSTWDNSFAPRKRIQKCAGIPRSFLVEVDDPDRKGVMMDSSGKYVIPVMDAEAYAIVKKEKPPFSPQHEPSSPSSSSSDPVPAALLCRICKDLLTDAVMIPCCSTSSCDECIRTCLLESDGHLCPTCRQSDVSPDALTANTVLRQEVNHFRNGTRSLRPNHSRRSRSPIQQSSSKRRRDVRENHSHSRSPLNRNTDQKRPRH, translated from the exons ATGCCTTGTGTTCATTATAAGTTTCGAAGTAAACTCACTCACGACACGGTCCTGTTTGAAGGCCTTCAGATCACTGTGACAGAGTTAAAACGGCAAATCATGAAGCGCGAGAGACTGAAGCTCTGTGACCTGCAGATCAGCAGCGCGCAGACCAATGAAG AATACACTGATGATGAAGCACTCGTTCCCAACAACACGTCAGTCATCATCAGACGAATCCCTGCTGTTgggctgaagtccacaaacaaaaGATTTGTCAT TCGTCAGCCTGAAGCATCACGTGGATCTTCACAAACA CAGCAGGTTGGTGATTCTTCACCAGTTTCACTGGATCAGCTTCTGAAG ACTGAGAATCTGGCCGAGGCAAATGCATCAGAGGAGGACAAACTCAAAGCTGTGATgtaccagtccagtctgtgctatTATTCCAGCAG TGATGCGATGAAGCTGCTCGGACTGCTTCCACCAAACTACATCTGTTTCCGCTGTGGGATTCCTGGACATCACATTAAAAACTGCCCGAGCACTTGG GACAACAGTTTTGCTCCTCGTAAACGCATACAGAAATGCGCAGGGATTCCTCGTAGTTTCCTGGTGGAGGTGGATGATCCTGACAGAAAGGGAGTCATGATGGACAGCAGTGGGAAATACGTCATTCCCGTTATGGATGC TGAGGCCTATGCGATTGTGAAGAAAGAGAAGCCGCCCTTCTCACCCCAGCATGAGCCTTCATccccttcctcttcctcatccgaTCCAGTCCCCGCCGCGCTGCTGTGTCGGATCTGTAAGGATCTGCTGACTGATGCTGTGATGATTCCCTGCTGCAGCACCAGCTCCTGTGATGAAT GTATCAGAACATGTTTGCTGGAGTCTGATGGACACCTTTGTCCAACCTGCAGACagtcagatgtttctcctgatgCTTTGACCGCGAACACTGTTTTGCGTCAA GAGGTGAATCATTTTAGGAATGGAACCAGATCTTTGCGTCCAAACCACAGCCGTCGATCCCGGTCACCCATCCAACAATCCTCATCAAAGAGGCGTCGGGATGTGAGAGAGAATCATTCCCACTCAAGATCTCCTCTAAACAGAAATACAGACCAGAAGAGACCTCGTCACTGA